From one Streptomyces sp. ICC1 genomic stretch:
- a CDS encoding serine hydrolase domain-containing protein, whose protein sequence is MAVDVDGTVAAGWEPVREELEAFVAFEAFVAFVAFVAFVAGERIPPEASAYRPEFTGGGKERLTVRQLVAHQSGLVNTAEGFDYEELADDALLAARPAGQRPHWEPGTAYGYHAYVIGALTGEVARRATGRSIQEVSEERIRAPFGLDLYLGLPPCQLEGRWRPVLDMVPTPEQEAEGAELAATAPELLAVAFDLHRDPPGPGGLRALGRGGRPGLRRPGDGDRVRLHAAPLRLPGRGRRGERPADGGGPQGGPGVGRSGGRAARG, encoded by the coding sequence ATGGCGGTGGACGTGGACGGCACGGTGGCGGCGGGCTGGGAGCCGGTGCGCGAGGAGCTCGAGGCCTTCGTGGCCTTCGAGGCCTTCGTGGCCTTCGTGGCCTTCGTGGCCTTCGTGGCCGGCGAGCGGATCCCTCCGGAGGCGTCGGCGTACCGGCCGGAGTTCACCGGGGGCGGCAAGGAGCGGCTGACGGTGCGGCAGTTGGTCGCGCACCAGTCCGGACTGGTCAACACCGCCGAGGGCTTCGACTACGAGGAGCTCGCGGACGACGCGCTGCTCGCGGCGCGGCCGGCCGGGCAGCGGCCGCACTGGGAGCCCGGGACGGCGTACGGCTACCACGCCTACGTGATCGGCGCGCTGACCGGCGAGGTCGCGCGCCGGGCGACGGGGCGCTCGATCCAGGAGGTCTCCGAGGAGCGGATCCGCGCGCCGTTCGGGCTGGACCTGTACCTGGGACTGCCGCCGTGTCAGCTGGAAGGGCGCTGGCGGCCGGTCCTGGACATGGTTCCGACGCCGGAGCAGGAGGCCGAGGGCGCGGAGCTCGCGGCAACGGCTCCGGAGCTGCTGGCGGTGGCCTTCGACCTGCACCGCGATCCGCCGGGGCCCGGAGGCCTTCGGGCACTCGGGCGCGGCGGGCGCCCAGGGCTTCGCCGACCCGGTGACGGGGACCGCGTACGGCTACACGCGGCGCCGCTTCGCCTTCCCGGGCGGGGCCGCCGCGGAGAACGGCCCGCTGAC